AGCCCCAACGGTACGGCTTTGGCGACCCCGAAGGACTTTGCAAGACGTTCCCCGGCCGTGACGAGCAAGAGCTCGTCATGCTGGAGAGCGCCTTTCAGCGGCGGCTGCCCATCTTAGCCATCTGCCGCGGCATGCAGCTCCTCAACGTCTATCGCGGCGGCATGCTGGTCCCGCATTTGAAGACGGCCGCCGACCATCTTCTGCGCGACGACGAGCGGCACATGGTTCAGGTCGAGGCCACGAGCGCACTCGGGCGCCTCGCCCGCACGAGCGAGGCTGCGGTAACCTCGTCGCACCATCAGGCCGTCAATAAGGTCGGGACCGGCCTCAAAGCGATCGCCTGGCATCAGGACCGAACGATCGAAGCGCTCACTTGGAGCGCTCCCCTGCGCAAGCCATGGATGATGGCCGTCCAATGGCACCCCGAGCGCATGTCGCTCTCCGAGCCGCTGGCTGGCTCGCTCTACGAAGGCTTTTTACAGGCGGTCAAAGGGCGAAGCTCGTAGCCCGGCCCCTCGCCCTACAGGCAGAGCGGGCGTTTCTCCGGGATGCCGACCCTGCGCGGGAAACGGATCTGCGTCTGGCTCTCTTTTCGAACGAGTACGATTCTGCAGCCGCCTTCGAGCGGGATCACGCGTTCCTGGCGGGCGCCCAGCATGAGGGCCGCGTCCGCCAACGCATTGGCCTCGCGCTCGTCCGCCGGCCCGCGCTGCAGTACCGCTACGCCGCCCGGCGCAAGGAACGGCAGCAATAATTCCGCCACGGTCGGCGCCGAGGAAACGGCTCGAGCCGTCCCGCTCTCAAATCGGCCGCGCAGCCGCGGATCGTGGGCGGCAACTTCCGCGCGGACGGCGACCACCTCTCCCTCAAGATCGAACGCGGCGAGCATCTCTTCGAGGAAGCGCGCTTTCTTCAGCGTGGTCTCCACCAAAGTGACCGGAATTCCCGTAGCGATCGCGGCCGGAATCGCCGGCAGGCCGGCTCCCGACCCGATATCCACCAGCGATCCGCGCAGGTACGGCACGACCGTCAGGCTATCGATCACGTGTGGAGCGAAATCCACCGCCGTCTTTGCGCCGGTGAGGTTGAAGCGACGGTTGGCCTCGAGAACCATGGCGGCATACCGCGCCAGGCGCGCCACGAGGGCGGCGGGGACGCCGCCGGCCAAGAGCAAGCTCTCAAGCTCGGCCTGCTCGCTCATGCCGATGCAGCCTCCTGTTCGCGCCGGACATAGAGGCTCAAGATCGCGACGTCGGCCGGCGTCACGCCCGGTATTCTCGACGCGCCTCCCAGCGTGCGCGGCCGCT
This portion of the Candidatus Dormiibacterota bacterium genome encodes:
- a CDS encoding gamma-glutamyl-gamma-aminobutyrate hydrolase family protein (Members of this family of hydrolases with an active site Cys residue belong to MEROPS family C26.); amino-acid sequence: MRIGLSFDQGTPKYRLYLGALLAAAEQAGLEIVPLWMASAEKPLEPYFLETLDGIIFTGGADVEPQRYGFGDPEGLCKTFPGRDEQELVMLESAFQRRLPILAICRGMQLLNVYRGGMLVPHLKTAADHLLRDDERHMVQVEATSALGRLARTSEAAVTSSHHQAVNKVGTGLKAIAWHQDRTIEALTWSAPLRKPWMMAVQWHPERMSLSEPLAGSLYEGFLQAVKGRSS
- the rsmG gene encoding 16S rRNA (guanine(527)-N(7))-methyltransferase RsmG codes for the protein MSEQAELESLLLAGGVPAALVARLARYAAMVLEANRRFNLTGAKTAVDFAPHVIDSLTVVPYLRGSLVDIGSGAGLPAIPAAIATGIPVTLVETTLKKARFLEEMLAAFDLEGEVVAVRAEVAAHDPRLRGRFESGTARAVSSAPTVAELLLPFLAPGGVAVLQRGPADEREANALADAALMLGARQERVIPLEGGCRIVLVRKESQTQIRFPRRVGIPEKRPLCL